In Fusobacterium sp. IOR10, a single genomic region encodes these proteins:
- a CDS encoding U32 family peptidase: MKIVAPAGDIERFYAAIKSGADEIYMGLKGFGARRNAENFTVEEIKEAIDYAHERGSRVFLTLNTLMKNVEIEFLYTNFKKLYEHGLDAVIIQDLGYFRFLKENFPNIDYHGSTQMTVANHVEANYLKKIGFKRIVLPREMSFEEIKKIKEKTDIELEVFVSGALCVSYSGNCYMSSFIGGRSGNRGMCAQPCRKEYTTSTRKGYLLSPKDQLMKLEEINKLKEIGIDSIKIEGRMKQSNYIYEAVTYFKGLLKGEENKNNIDTIFNRGYSKGYLGNSSSLINEQYSFNVGKRIGIASGKEVKLEENIMLGDGITYYSKDFENLGGDYINRIEKKSKKEKFKEASPGDKIILLKIPSGTKYIFKNYDKKINSEIESNLKNSNKYLEIEAKFIGKLNEKPSIEVSCFNNFGEKISAKFSGEKPLEKASKKAATVEEVSKKLKETGGTSFQIGKCNITIDKEIFLPVSLLKQLRREVLSMLTSKLVESYRRKLDDTVKKFEIEISQDVPKHSQISAVVCNDEQERLLKELGIKKIYKKGYQVAKEVNLNFIDLNSNLASNLYQVLKNKSEEITVNWNLNITNIYSIMELSKLNNVKTVVLSPELSFEELENIGKVPVRKAMLGYSKLLGMYIERGLFENNEIIESPQRDKFISRINELGNTEIYFSKSLNVLSQVKRLGKIGIDEVIIELLDETPEEIKYIINNINRKENLYSPYNYERGVL; encoded by the coding sequence CAGCAGGGGACATAGAGAGATTTTATGCAGCAATTAAATCAGGTGCAGATGAAATATACATGGGATTAAAGGGATTTGGAGCTAGAAGAAATGCAGAAAATTTTACAGTTGAAGAAATTAAAGAAGCTATAGATTATGCTCATGAAAGAGGGAGTAGAGTCTTTTTAACTTTAAATACATTAATGAAAAATGTGGAGATAGAATTTTTATATACTAATTTTAAAAAACTTTATGAACATGGGTTAGATGCTGTAATTATACAAGATTTAGGATATTTTAGATTTTTAAAAGAAAATTTTCCAAATATAGATTATCATGGAAGTACTCAAATGACAGTGGCAAATCATGTTGAAGCTAATTATTTAAAAAAAATAGGTTTTAAAAGAATTGTATTGCCAAGAGAAATGTCTTTTGAGGAAATAAAAAAAATAAAAGAAAAAACAGATATAGAGTTAGAGGTATTTGTATCAGGGGCTTTATGTGTAAGTTATTCTGGAAATTGTTATATGAGCAGTTTTATAGGTGGAAGAAGTGGAAACAGAGGAATGTGTGCACAACCTTGCAGAAAAGAGTATACAACTTCCACAAGAAAAGGATATTTGTTAAGTCCTAAGGACCAATTAATGAAATTGGAAGAAATAAATAAGTTAAAAGAGATAGGAATTGATTCTATAAAAATAGAAGGAAGAATGAAACAAAGCAACTACATATATGAAGCAGTTACTTATTTTAAAGGGTTGCTAAAAGGAGAAGAAAATAAAAACAATATAGATACTATATTCAATAGAGGATATTCTAAAGGATATTTAGGGAATAGTAGTAGTTTAATAAATGAACAATATTCATTTAATGTTGGTAAAAGGATTGGAATAGCAAGTGGTAAAGAAGTAAAATTAGAAGAAAATATTATGTTAGGGGATGGTATAACTTACTATTCTAAGGATTTTGAAAATTTAGGTGGAGATTATATAAATAGAATAGAGAAGAAAAGCAAAAAAGAAAAGTTTAAAGAAGCTTCTCCAGGGGATAAAATAATTCTATTAAAAATTCCAAGTGGAACAAAATATATATTTAAAAATTATGATAAAAAAATAAATTCAGAAATAGAGTCTAATTTAAAAAATTCAAATAAATATTTGGAAATAGAAGCAAAATTTATTGGGAAATTAAATGAAAAACCATCTATAGAAGTTAGTTGTTTTAACAATTTCGGAGAAAAAATAAGTGCAAAATTTTCAGGAGAGAAACCTTTAGAAAAAGCTTCTAAAAAAGCAGCTACAGTTGAAGAGGTTTCTAAAAAGTTAAAAGAAACAGGAGGAACATCTTTCCAAATAGGGAAATGTAACATAACTATTGATAAAGAAATATTTTTACCAGTATCCCTTCTAAAACAACTAAGAAGAGAAGTTTTAAGTATGTTAACAAGTAAATTAGTAGAAAGTTATAGAAGAAAATTAGATGATACAGTGAAAAAATTTGAAATAGAGATTTCTCAAGATGTACCAAAACACTCACAAATATCAGCAGTTGTTTGTAACGATGAGCAAGAAAGACTTCTAAAAGAATTGGGGATAAAGAAGATATATAAAAAAGGATATCAAGTGGCAAAGGAAGTTAATTTGAATTTTATAGATCTAAATTCTAATTTGGCCAGTAACTTATATCAAGTATTAAAAAATAAATCTGAAGAGATTACTGTTAATTGGAACTTAAACATAACAAATATATATTCTATTATGGAACTAAGTAAATTAAACAATGTAAAAACAGTTGTTTTATCTCCTGAATTAAGCTTTGAAGAATTGGAAAATATAGGGAAAGTTCCTGTTAGAAAGGCAATGTTAGGATATAGTAAATTATTAGGAATGTATATAGAAAGAGGATTATTTGAGAATAATGAAATTATAGAAAGTCCACAAAGAGATAAATTCATTTCAAGAATAAATGAATTAGGGAATACTGAAATATATTTTAGCAAAAGTTTAAATGTTCTTAGTCAAGTTAAAAGATTAGGGAAAATAGGTATTGATGAAGTTATAATTGAATTATTAGACGAAACACCAGAGGAGATAAAGTATATTATAAATAATATAAATAGAAAAGAAAACTTGTATAGTCCTTATAATTATGAAAGGGGAGTACTTTAA